The Cyprinus carpio isolate SPL01 chromosome B17, ASM1834038v1, whole genome shotgun sequence genome has a window encoding:
- the LOC109105119 gene encoding uncharacterized protein LOC109105119, with translation MNFNDAKNEILQVLSKTERQHLPKLLEWLKTSDDLDDFLVDNQSVILQSIAEDLRVCLPLEAMAPSETMAIQKTQQKPHPTVHVDAFLYDEEAVDSLCEEGKMSRNYCLNCGSHRTAPLEFISHSFSIPELQFLFHDVLPDLSGKLVVDVGSRLGAVLFGGYLYSASSQLVGVEISSEFVKLQTMVVEKYGFSDRIQVIHADIRSQSALVQNTDVLILNNVFEYFMEPSDQMQAWLFISQHFRKKGALLVTVPSIQETLSLLQDAVFLETLALSQWIEEAPLDYTVYLKNDTVPDSLKQIHLYRVL, from the exons ATGAATTTTAACGATGCAAAGAATGAAATTCTGCAGGTGTTGTCCAAGACGGAGAGACAACATCTCCCAAAGCTGTTAGAATGGTTGAAAACATCCG ATGATCTGGATGATTTCCTGGTGGATAACCAAAGTGTTATTCTTCAAAGTATTGCAGAAGACCTAAGGGTCTGCCTTCCACTGGAGGCTATGGCTCCCTCAGAGACTATGGCTATTCAGAAG acTCAACAGAAACCTCATCCCACTGTGCATGTGGATGCATTCTTATATGATGAGGAAGCTGTGGATTCATTGTGTGAGGAGGGAAAAATGAGTCGCAACTACTGCCTCAACTGTGGATCACACAGAACAGCACCGCTGG agttcatttcacattcattCTCAATCCCGGAGCTCCAGTTCCTATTCCACGACGTTCTTCCAGACCTCTCAGGAAAGCTGGTGGTGGATGTGGGATCTAGACTTGGAGCTGTGCTATTTGGG GGCTACCTGTATAGTGCGTCATCtcagcttgtgggggttgaaataagtTCAGAGTTTGTCAAGCTTCAAACAATGGTTGTAGAGAAATATGGCTTCAGTGACAGAATTCAG GTGATTCATGCAGATATCCGCTCTCAGTCTGCCTTAGTGCAAAATACAGATGTTCTGATCTTGAACAACGTGTTTGAATACTTTATGGAACCAAGTGATCAAATGCA agctTGGCTATTTATTAGTCAACATTTCAGAAAGAAAGGTGCACTGTTAGTAACTGTACCCAGCATTCAAGAGACACTTTCTTTACTTCAGGATGCTGTT ttcctAGAGACATTAGCGCTCAGCCAGTGGATAGAGGAAGCACCACTTGATTACACTGTTTATCTAAAAAATGACACAGTTCCAGATTCTCTCAAGCAAATCCATCTTTATAGAGTACTTTGA
- the LOC109105491 gene encoding signal recognition particle 54 kDa protein: MVLADLGRKITSALRSLSNATIINEEVLNAMLKEVCAALLEADVNIKLVKQLRENVKAAIDLEEMASGLNKRRMIQHAVFKELVKLVDPGVKAWTPTKGKNNVIMFVGLQGSGKTTTCSKLAYYYQRKGWKTCLICADTFRAGAFDQLKQNATKARIPFYGSYTEMDPVIIASEGVEKFKTENFEIIIVDTSGRHKQEDSLFEEMLQVSNAVQPDNIVYVMDASIGQACEAQAKAFKDKVDVASVIVTKLDGHAKGGGALSAVAATKSPIIFIGTGEHIDDFESFKTQPFISKLLGMGDIEGLIDKVNELKLDDNEELIDKLKHGQFTLRDMYEQFQNIMKMGPFGQIMGMIPGFGTDFMSKGNEQESMARLKKLMTIMDSMNDQELDNKDGAKLFSKQPNRIQRVARGSGVATRDVQELLTQYTKFAQMVKKMGGIKGLFKGGDMSKNVNPSQMAKLNQQMAKMMDPRVLHHMGGMAGLQSMMRQFQQGAAGNMKGMMGFNNM, from the exons ATGGTTTTAGCTGATCTGGGGAGGAAGATAACCTCAGCTTTGAGGTCTCTCAGCAATGCCACCATCATCAACGAGGAG GTATTAAATGCTATGCTAAAGGAGGTCTGTGCTGCCCTGCTGGAGGCTGATGTGAATATCAAGTTGGTAAAGCAGCTTAGAGAAAATGTCAA GGCAGCCATTGATCTGGAGGAAATGGCTTCTGGCCTAAACAAGAGAAGAATGATCCAGCATGCTGTTTTCAAGGAACTTGTCAAG CTGGTGGATCCTGGAGTGAAAGCCTGGACTCCCACGAAGGGAAAGAACAATGTTATTATGTTTGTGGGTCTGCAGGGCAGTGGGAAAACCACAACATGTTCTAAG ttGGCATACTACTACCAAAGAAAAGGATGGAAGACGTGTTTGATTTGTGCCGACACATTCAGAGCAG gtgCCTTTGACCAACTCAAGCAAAATGCAACAAAAGCCAGAATACCCTTTTATGGGAg TTACACAGAAATGGATCCAGTGATCATAGCTTCAGAGGGTGTGGAAAAATTCAAGACTGAAAACTTTGAAATAATCATTGTGGACACTAGTGGTAGACACAAACAGGAAGACTCACTTTTTGAAGAAATGCTTCAGGTGTCAAATGCTGTG CAACCTGACAACATAGTGTACGTGATGGACGCCTCCATTGGTCAGGCTTGTGAGGCTCAGGCTAAGGCCTTTAAAGACAAGGTAGATGTGGCTTCTGTTATTGTCACAAAACTGGACGGCCATGCCAAGGGTGGTGGTGCACTCAGTGC TGTGGCGGCCACAAAGAGTCCCATCATTTTTATTGGCACAGGCGAGCACATCGACGACTTCGAGTCTTTCAAGACTCAACCCTTCATAAGCAAACTGCTCG GTATGGGAGATATTGAGGGACTGATTGACAAAGTGAATGAACTTAAGCTTGATGACAACGAGGAGCTTATTGACAAGCTCAAACATG GTCAGTTTACACTCAGGGACATGTATGAACAGTTTCAGAACATCATGAAGATGGGACCTTTTGGTCAGATCATG GGAATGATCCCAGGCTTTGGAACAGATTTCATGAGCAAAGGAAATGAGCAGGAGTCTATGGCCAGACTAAAGAAACTCATGACAATAATGGATAGTATGAATGACCAGG AACTTGACAACAAAGATGGTGCCAAGCTCTTCAGTAAACAGCCTAACCGCATCCAGCGAGTGGCTCGGGGGTCTGGAGTGGCTACCAGGGATGTGCAAGAGTTACTCACACAGTACACAAAGTTCGCCCAGATGGTCAAAAAGATGGGAGGCATTAAAGGCTTATTTAAAG GAGGGGACATGTCCAAGAACGTCAACCCATCACAGATGGCGAAACTGAACCAGCAGATGGCTAAAATGATGGATCCAAGAGTGCTTCACCACATGG GTGGGATGGCTGGACTGCAGTCTATGATGAGGCAGTTTCAGCAGGGAGCTGCTGGCAACATGAAAGGCATGATGGGATTTAACAACATGTGA